GCTCCAGTCGTCTCCCTCGATCACGCACCATTTCGTCTCCTTGCACTTTTCGCAGCCGGTGCACGGTTTTATCTCCCGGTCTGCAAGGGAGACGAACTCGGTCTCGATCCCGGCCGTCTGCACCTTTGCGAGGATATATCTCACGATCTGGGCGGTGTTGCCGTCCTTTCTCATGCTCCCAGAAATGCCGAGCACTTTCATATCAGGAGATCACTCTCCCCCTTATTGGTCTTTCTGGTTACGGCAGAGATGCCAATCGCGGTGAAGGCCCGTGTTATCTCATCAAATGGGTCGTCAGAACGGTAAAAGAGGTGCGAATCGCAGGCGCAGTCGGTGCACCCGAAGCCCGGCACGCCCTCCCGGCCGATCGCACCGGCGAGGCGGCACTCGAGCCTCTCTTCGGTGCCGCCGCAGACCGCCCCTTCGAGGCTGAATGCGGGCGAGAGGAGGAGGCGGTCGATGTGCCAGCGCGGAGCCCGGTCTTTTGCGGCGGCGAGCCTGAAATGTCTGCCGACGCGGGCGGGAAGTCCGCCCGGGCCGAGGGCCGAACCGACGTAGATGTGCCAGCCCTCTCTGAAATGGGCCGGTCCGAGCCTTCCCACCTCAAGGCCGCATGCCCCGTTTCTGAGGACGAGGCAGTAGATCCCTTTCACCGCATCTCCCGCACGGCGATGGCCGCCGCCCTGATGTGGCGGATCCCGCCGGTCCTGACCGGCTCGCCGTGGCCGGGGTAGAGCGCCTCGACGTCCAGGGCGGCGAGACGGTCGATCGAACCGGTGAGCGCATCGAGATCGCCGCCCGGGAAATCGAACCGTCCGAAGGATCCGCCCGGAAAGACGATGTCCCCGCAGAAGAGCGCCCGCTCCTCGGGGCTGTACAGGGAGATGCCGCCCGGCGTGTGGCCGGGGGTGTGGATCACCTCCAGGCCGCCGATCCGCTCCCCGCCTTCGAGGATACGGTCCGGGACGGTCATCGGGGGGCGGGCGCCGAACATCGGGGCGAGGCTGGCCCTTTCCCCGGAGAGCCCGGCGGCGTCGAAGGCGTGGACGCAGACCTCGGCCCCGGTGAGCGCTTTGATCTCCTTGAGGTACGCGATGTGATCGTAGTGCGTATGGGTGAGGACGACGCTCTCGATCCGGTCGGCGTGCCGGGCGAGCGCCAGCGGCGTCACCCCGGCGTCGACGAGCACCCCGCCGAAGATATAACTGTTCGCGAAATATCCTTCTCCAGGCAACCACACGACTGGCATGCAGAATAATAAGGATTCCCGATAGATGTGTGTTATGCAAACCCTGATCAAGGAGTGCCTCAAAGGTGTCCCTCCTGAGGTGGAGGTGGTGGCGAGGGACGAGGGGCTCTCGCCGCGGCAGGCCGCCCGTGCGATAACGAGGGGGCGGATCACGGTCGCAGCCAACCCCCGCCGTCCGCACCGCCTCTCCGCCATCGGCGAGGGCTGCCGGATCAAGGTGAACGTGAACATCGGCACCTCAGGGGAGCGCTGCGATCCCGCCCTCGAGATCAGGAAGGCGCAGGCGGCCCTGGAGAACGGTGCCGACACCCTGATGGACCTCTCCACCGGGGGCGATCTCCCGGCGATGCGCAAGGCGATCCTGGCCCTCGACGTTCCCGTGGGCACGGTCCCGATCTACGAGGCGGTGCGGCGGGCCGGGAATGCGGCCGAAGTCACCTCCGATCTCCTCTTTAACGTGATCAGGGAGCACTGCAGGCAGGGCGTGGACTTCCTCACCCTCCACTGCGGCGTGAACCAGGCCGCCTTTTCGGCCCTCCGCCTCGACCCGCGGGTGATGGGCGTGGTCTCGCGGGGCGGGGCCTTCCACGTGGCGATGATGGCGGCGACCGGCGAGGAGAACCCGCTCTACAGCGAGTACGACTACCTCCTCGAGATCCTCTCTGAGGCCGATGTCGTCGCCTCCCTCGGGGACGGGATGCGCCCCGGCTGCCTGTACGACGCCGAGCGGCTTGCGAAAGTGACCGAGTACGTCACCCTGGGGGGCCTCGCGAAGCGGGCCCTCGCGGCCGGCGTCCAGCGCTTCAT
Above is a window of Methanofollis tationis DNA encoding:
- a CDS encoding DUF123 domain-containing protein, translating into MKGIYCLVLRNGACGLEVGRLGPAHFREGWHIYVGSALGPGGLPARVGRHFRLAAAKDRAPRWHIDRLLLSPAFSLEGAVCGGTEERLECRLAGAIGREGVPGFGCTDCACDSHLFYRSDDPFDEITRAFTAIGISAVTRKTNKGESDLLI
- a CDS encoding MBL fold metallo-hydrolase → MPVVWLPGEGYFANSYIFGGVLVDAGVTPLALARHADRIESVVLTHTHYDHIAYLKEIKALTGAEVCVHAFDAAGLSGERASLAPMFGARPPMTVPDRILEGGERIGGLEVIHTPGHTPGGISLYSPEERALFCGDIVFPGGSFGRFDFPGGDLDALTGSIDRLAALDVEALYPGHGEPVRTGGIRHIRAAAIAVREMR
- the thiC gene encoding phosphomethylpyrimidine synthase ThiC; its protein translation is MCVMQTLIKECLKGVPPEVEVVARDEGLSPRQAARAITRGRITVAANPRRPHRLSAIGEGCRIKVNVNIGTSGERCDPALEIRKAQAALENGADTLMDLSTGGDLPAMRKAILALDVPVGTVPIYEAVRRAGNAAEVTSDLLFNVIREHCRQGVDFLTLHCGVNQAAFSALRLDPRVMGVVSRGGAFHVAMMAATGEENPLYSEYDYLLEILSEADVVASLGDGMRPGCLYDAERLAKVTEYVTLGGLAKRALAAGVQRFIEGPGHMPLDQVGYNVQMLKEVSDGAPLYLLGPLVTDVAPGYDHVVGAMGFAVAAMHGADFFCMVSPAEHLALPDIDDIVEGTRVAKITAHAGDIVRFGAGAHARADLKMAEARRRLNWEEQFKAAMYGEHARTIHERDGDLETCSMCGDLCAVKMVRDILGEREK